In Deltaproteobacteria bacterium, the sequence GCCCCGATCGCGAGCTTCCAGGCGATTCAGTGGAAGCTCGCCGACGGCATGACGCGGCGCGACGCTGCGTGGTTGCTGACCCTCGCGGCCGCGGATGCCTGCGATCGGGGGTCGTCGTCGGCGATGGCCGCGGCCGCGCGGGCCCAGCTCGCGGCCCACCGCGCGGCTGCGACGGCGTCCTCGGACGCGCTGCAGATCCACGGCGGCTACGGCTACACCTGCGAGTTCCCGATCGAGCGAATGTACCGCGACGCGCGGGCGCTGCCGTCGGTGGATGCCGACGAGGTCGCGCTGCGCGAGGCCATCGGCACGGCCATCGCCCAGCGCTTCGCCTGAGGTCGCTCGGGCCGTCGGACGCGGGCCGAGTCGCGCCTCTAGCGCGTGACGATCGCGTAGGTCGAGGTGAAGATGACCGACGCCGAAAGCACCTGGGCGTCCTCGTCGACCTCGCGGTCCGCCATCGGGGCCCAGCGGTCGGCCTTCTCGGTGACGAGCACGAGGTCGTCCATCGAGACGTCGGTGCGATCGAAGGCGCGGGTCTCGTCGCCGGCGTCGGCCGCCAGGTCGTAGGTCAGGGTGGCGGGGAACATGAACTGCACACCCGCCGGCTCGATGGCGTACACGGCACCGACCACGCCGTCGCGGCGCTCGTCGACCAGCTCGATGGTGAGCTCGACGTCGTGGGTCAGCGCGCCAGCGGGGACGTCGAGGGTCACGCGGCCATCGTCCGAGCTGATGACGCCACCGCGGGCGCCGACGGTCTCACCCTGCTGCTCGCAACCGACCACGAGGGTCGAGAGGGTGAGCACCGCAGCCAGGAGGGTCTTCGTCGTCGCCATGCCCGGTCCCATGAGCAATGGCCATGCCGCGCTCCGCCAAGTTGCAAGTTGCTGGAATCACAGATCGTGGCTACGGCGCTCGCCACGGCAAGCCGGCTCGATCCGGATGGCGAGCCCTGTAGCCGGGCGCGGCGTTGGTGGGCGCCAGTCCGGCGCCACGCAGCGACGAAGGGCGCTTCGCGACCAGGACGCCGCGCCGACGCGGGGCGGCCCGATCGGGCCACCAGCTGGCCACCGCTGGCCACCGCTGGCCGCCCTCGGCCTTCCCCTCGTCGGCTCGCCCGCGCGCGTGCGCCAAGGTGGCGCGTCACTCGAGGCCGAGGTCGGCGACCTCGTCTTCGTCGAGGCCGAAGAAGTGACCGAGCTCGTGCAGCACGGTGATCTCGACCTGCTCGGCGAGCTCGTCGTCGTCGCGGGTCATCGCCAGCAGGTTGGCATAGAAGAGCACGATGCGGGCGGGCAGCAGATCGCCGTGCCCCAGCCGATGCATCACGTCCGTGGGCCCCTCGAACAGCCCCAACGCGCGGCTGTCGAAGCCCTCGCGCACGAGCGCCGGATGGGGCCGCGCCTCGAGCACGACCGGCACGTGCTCGACGCGCTCGGCCAGGTGCGGTGGTAGCCCGGCCAGCGCGGCGCGGGCGTGATCCTCGATGAAGGCGAGGTCGTCGGGCGTCCCGATGGCGTGGCGCCGATCGGTGCGCGCGTCGAGGCTGAGCACGCGCAGGTCGTGCTCGATCATGCCGGCGCGGTCGCCGAGGTCCTCCAGCACGCGCGCCAGCAGGTGGTGCGCGTCGGCGTGATCGGGGTCGTCCTGCACCGCCGCCTGCAGGTGATCGCGGGCAGCGTCGGGCCGGTCCTCGGCGAGCGCGAGCTCGGCCTGCAGGTGCCGGGCCTCGGCGCTGTCGGGCGCGAGCGCGACCGCCTCGGCGATGCTGCTGCGCGCGCGCTCGACCTCGTCGCGCGCCAGCAGATCGAGCGCCTCGTCGACGAGCAGCGTGAGCGCCTCGGCGAGGGCGGGTGACAGGCGCGTGCGGGCGGGCGGCATCGTGGAGCGGCGCCGCGATCATGGCCCAGTTTGGCGTGCCGTGGGCGCAGCGATCGGGCGCCACGGCCGGCGCCGCGCGACGCGCGGGCGCACCCCCGGAGGCGCTTTCGGGTATACCCTCCGGCTGCCGTGAACGACCCCGTACGCCTTCGCATCCGCACGCTCGCGACCGGCGGTGATGCGGTCGGTCATCCCGTGGACACCGCGGGGGACACCCCGGCGACGTGGTTCCTGCCCGACGCGCTACCCGGTGAGCTGGTGCTCGCCGAGCCGGTGCAGCGCGCCCGCAAGCACGTGGTCGCGCGCGTGACCGAGGTGCTCGAGCCGAGCCCCGCCCGCGTGACGCCGCCGTGCCCATGGGCGGGCGAGTGCGGCGGCTGCCAGTGGCAGCACATCGCCGCCGGCGAGCAGTCGGCGCTCAAGCTCGGCATCGTCCGCGATGCCCTGCGCGCGTTCGCGGTCGCACCGGTCCTGGCCGACGTCGCCAACCCCCGCGAGGGCCTCAACTACCGTCGCCGCGCGCGGCTGCACTACACCCGGGGCGACGACGGGCTCGCGCTCGGCTTCCACCGCCGACGCAGCAACGAGGTGGTCGACATCCCGCGCTGCGCGGTGCTGCTGCCGCCGCTGCGCCATGCGATCGACCGATTGCGTGCGGCTGCGGCGGTGCTGCCCGAGCAAGGTGAGGTCCATGCGCTGTGCGATGGCCAGTACGTGGTGTTGGGGCTGCCCGGTGTCCGCGACACCAAGGAGAACCGCGCCGCACTCGAGGCCTGCCTCGATCGCGTGCTGGTCGGCATCGAGCTGCGCGGCGGGCGGGCGCGCGCCAAGATCGGTGAGTGCCTGCTCGAGATCGACGGCAGCGCCGCGGTGCCGGGCGTGGTCGCCAGCGCGTTCTCGTTCGCGCAGGCCCGCGCCGACGTCAACCGTGTGCTCGTGCGCCACGTGGTCGTCCGCGCCAAGCCCCACGGCAAGCGCGTGCTCGAGCTCTACGCCGGCGGCGGCAACTTCACGCGCGCGCTGGCCAAGGTCGCGACG encodes:
- a CDS encoding metallopeptidase family protein, which gives rise to MPPARTRLSPALAEALTLLVDEALDLLARDEVERARSSIAEAVALAPDSAEARHLQAELALAEDRPDAARDHLQAAVQDDPDHADAHHLLARVLEDLGDRAGMIEHDLRVLSLDARTDRRHAIGTPDDLAFIEDHARAALAGLPPHLAERVEHVPVVLEARPHPALVREGFDSRALGLFEGPTDVMHRLGHGDLLPARIVLFYANLLAMTRDDDELAEQVEITVLHELGHFFGLDEDEVADLGLE
- a CDS encoding class I SAM-dependent RNA methyltransferase; translation: MNDPVRLRIRTLATGGDAVGHPVDTAGDTPATWFLPDALPGELVLAEPVQRARKHVVARVTEVLEPSPARVTPPCPWAGECGGCQWQHIAAGEQSALKLGIVRDALRAFAVAPVLADVANPREGLNYRRRARLHYTRGDDGLALGFHRRRSNEVVDIPRCAVLLPPLRHAIDRLRAAAAVLPEQGEVHALCDGQYVVLGLPGVRDTKENRAALEACLDRVLVGIELRGGRARAKIGECLLEIDGSAAVPGVVASAFSFAQARADVNRVLVRHVVVRAKPHGKRVLELYAGGGNFTRALAKVATRVWTCDDDRESVSLLRKLAVEHDLPINAKHGDVAALLPRIAEGESRYEVVVADPPRAGLGQGPARALARIATERIVLVACDVSTLARDLAVLVKHGWAIADVTVFDMMPMTPEVEVVVTLLPKAAA